A region of the Sandaracinaceae bacterium genome:
GGTGGAGCGGATTGGCCTGGAGTTCGACCCGGAGCGGCCGGTGACCGTGAGCGTGGGCCTCGCGGCCGCCAAGGCCGGAGACACCGCGGTCAAGCTGCTGCGCCGTGCAGACGAAGCGGCCTATGACGCGAAGCGCCAGGGCGGAAACAGGGTGATCGAGTGCGAGTCCTGATCGCCGGTTGCGGATACGTCGGCAGCGCGCTCGCATGCCGCCTCGTGGACGGCGGACACACCGTCTACGGCCTGCGGCGAAACGTGGCGGCGCTGCCTCCGGGCGTGCTGGGCGTGGCGGCCGACCTGAGCGACCCAGAAACGCTGGTGGGCCTGCCTGCGGTGGATGCGCTGGTCTATGCGGCCGCCGCCGACGGCCGAACGCGCGAGAGCTATGAGACGGCCTACGTGCGTGGCCTCGAGAACGTGCTGCTGGCGCTCGACGGGTCCACGCTGCTGCGCTCTGTCCTGACCAGCAGCACGGCGGTGTACTCACAGGAAGACGGCTCGACCGTGGATGAGGAGTCGCCCACCGAGCCAACGGGCTTCTCGGGCGAGCTCCTGCTGCAGTCGGAGCGCCTGTTCCGGGAGCGGCTGGGCGCACGCGGCGTGGTCCTGCGGTTGGCGGGCATCTACGGCCCCAGCCGCACCCGCTTGGTGCGCACGGTGGCCGACGGATCTGCTGCGGCCCCCGAGCCGCGCTTCACGAACCGCATCCACCTCGCAGACTGCGCAGGCGCGCTCGCCCACCTGCTGAGCCTCGAGGCCCCCGAGCCCGTGTACGTGGGCGTGGACCATGATCCGGCGGAGCTGGGCGACGTCATGGCGTTCATCGCGGCGCACATCGGTGTGCCATGGCCACCCGCACCCGCACCCGTCGCAGCGCCATCAGCAGATCGTGCGCGCGTCACGCGGCGCGCCGAGGGCAACAACAAGCGCTGCTCGAACGCGCGCCTGCTGCGCTCCGGGTACCGCTTCGAGGTCCCCACGTTCCGTGAGGGCTACCCCGCCATCTGCGACGAGTTCCTGGCGGAGCGTGCCGCTAGTCTGCGCGGCGATAGCTGAGCGTGTACTCGAGCTCGTGCGGCAGCCGCTCGGCTGCGATGCGCACCTCCACGGCCAAGCGCGCTCCGTCGGCGGACAGCTGGAAGCGGTTCTGGCGGGTGCCGCTGCGCGTGTGCAGCACCTGAATCAAGCTGCGGCCGAACAGCTGCTGCCGCACCGCGGCGCGCACGCCGGTGGGCGTGGACGTGCGCACGGCCTCGCCACTGCGTGGGCTGACCACTTGGTGGTCGTCGAGCGCGACGCTGATCTCGTTGGCGCTCACCTCGAGGTTGAGGGCGGCATAGGGCGTGGACGCTTCGAGCAGCCGCGCCCGCGCGAGGTTGCGCGACACCACGTTCAGCGAGGACACGACCTCGTCGATGGCCGCCACCACGCGGCGCCGCTCTGCGTCACCGCCCACGAACACGTAGAGCCCATTCCAGGCCGCCGCCGCCGACGCGGCGTGTGCACGAGGCGCGCTCCACAGCGGCTCGGCTAGGAGCGGTGCCACGCCCATGCTGAGCGCCATGGCGAGAGTGAGCGTCTTGAACAGCACCGAGTCAGCATAGCGTCCGGGTTCGAGCGTGGAAACCCCTGGTGCGCAACTCTCTACGCACGTGAGAGGGATGTGCACGAGCCGTGGGCCCCTGCTATCCTGAGGTCGAATCCCTCTGGGGGGCTCGTTGAAACGGAGAAAGAATCCCTGACTCATGTCGAACCGGGGGCCTGAGCGTGAGCCGTGTGCCGGCCCGACGATCCTCATCGGGAAGCCTGACGCTCACGATACCGGCTCCCACCTGCTCGTAGCAGGGGTTCGACTCCAT
Encoded here:
- a CDS encoding NAD-dependent epimerase/dehydratase family protein translates to MRVLIAGCGYVGSALACRLVDGGHTVYGLRRNVAALPPGVLGVAADLSDPETLVGLPAVDALVYAAAADGRTRESYETAYVRGLENVLLALDGSTLLRSVLTSSTAVYSQEDGSTVDEESPTEPTGFSGELLLQSERLFRERLGARGVVLRLAGIYGPSRTRLVRTVADGSAAAPEPRFTNRIHLADCAGALAHLLSLEAPEPVYVGVDHDPAELGDVMAFIAAHIGVPWPPAPAPVAAPSADRARVTRRAEGNNKRCSNARLLRSGYRFEVPTFREGYPAICDEFLAERAASLRGDS